The region GATTTCGCGGGTGATACCTTCAATTTTGATATCCATCTGCAGTGCAGTGATACCGTCGCGGCTACCCGCCACTTTGAAGTCCATATCGCCGAGATGATCTTCATCGCCCAGGATGTCAGACAGAACCACAAAGTTCTCATCTTCTTTAACCAGACCCATCGCAATACCGGCTACGGCAGCTTTGATCGGAACACCTGCGTCCATCAGTGCCAGAGAGGCACCACACACGGAAGCCATTGAAGAAGAACCGTTAGATTCGGTGATTTCAGACACCACACGTACGGTGTACGGGAACTCTTCCTGCTTAGGCATCACTGCCAGCACGCCGCGCTTCGCCAGACGACCGTGACCAATTTCACGACGCTTCGGTGAGCCAACCATACCGGTTTCGCCCACAGAGTACGGAGGGAAGTTGTAGTGGAACAGGAAGCTGTCAGTACGCTCGCCCATCAGCTCGTCCAGATTCTGTGCATCACGGGCAGTACCCAGAGTTGCAGTGACCAGAGCCTGAGTTTCACCACGAGTGAACAGAGAAGAACCGTGTGTACGTGGCAGTACGCCAGTGCGCACGTCCAGACCACGAATCATATCTTTTTCGCGGCCATCGATACGTGGCTCACCACGGATGATGCGGCTACGCACCACGCTCTTCTCGAGATCGTGAACGATGTCAGCTATTTCGCCAGCATCCAACGTTTCGTCTTCAGCCTGCAGCGCAGCGATAGTCGCGTCTTTAACCGCGCCAACCTGCGTGTAACGCTCTTGCTTATCAGTGATGCGGTAAGCATCAGCAATACCGGCTTCTGCCAGTGCAGCAACACGTGCAATCAGTGCATCGTTTGCTGGCTCTGGCTGCCAATCCCAACGCGGTTTGCCTGCTTCACCAACCAGTGAGTTGATGTTTTCAATCACAACCTGCTGCTGATCGTGGCCGAATACCACCGCGCCCAGCATCTGATCTTCGGTCAGCACTTCTGCTTCAGATTCAACCATCAGAACCGCGTTCTGCGTACCGGCAACCACCAGGTCCAGACGTGAGGTTTTGATCTCATCAGCAGTTGGGTTCAGAACGTACTGGTCGTTGATGTAACCCACGCGCGCTGCACCGATTGGGCCGTTGAATGGCAGACCAGACAGAGCCAATGCAGCAGAGGCACCGATCATCGCAACGATGTCCGGGTTAACCTGTGGGTTGACAGAAACAACGGTCGCAATAACCTGCACTTCGTTGATGAAACCTTCCGGGAACAGTGGACGCACTGGACGGTCAATCAGACGAGAAATCAGGGTTTCGCCTTCGCTTGGACGGCCTTCACGACGGAAGAAACTACCCGGGATACGACCAGCAGCGTAAGTACGCTCCTGATAGTTAACCGTCAGCGGGAAGAAATCCTGACCTGGTTTGGTTTTTTTCTGGCCAACAACAGTCACGAATACCGCGGTGTCATCCATGCTCGCCATAACTGCTGCAGTGGCCTGGCGCGCCATCATGCCGGTTTCCAGCGTGACGGTATGCTGACCATATTGGAATTTGCGTACGATCGGGTTCAGCAAAATTTAAGTCCTTAAATTCGAGGGGCTGAGCACTTTTGGGCTCGCCGGGGTTTACCGATCTTTAGTTGCATCCTCGCGACTAATGACAATCTTCAACCGCTCATGCGGTAAAGCCTCTCATT is a window of Pantoea rwandensis DNA encoding:
- the pnp gene encoding polyribonucleotide nucleotidyltransferase — its product is MLNPIVRKFQYGQHTVTLETGMMARQATAAVMASMDDTAVFVTVVGQKKTKPGQDFFPLTVNYQERTYAAGRIPGSFFRREGRPSEGETLISRLIDRPVRPLFPEGFINEVQVIATVVSVNPQVNPDIVAMIGASAALALSGLPFNGPIGAARVGYINDQYVLNPTADEIKTSRLDLVVAGTQNAVLMVESEAEVLTEDQMLGAVVFGHDQQQVVIENINSLVGEAGKPRWDWQPEPANDALIARVAALAEAGIADAYRITDKQERYTQVGAVKDATIAALQAEDETLDAGEIADIVHDLEKSVVRSRIIRGEPRIDGREKDMIRGLDVRTGVLPRTHGSSLFTRGETQALVTATLGTARDAQNLDELMGERTDSFLFHYNFPPYSVGETGMVGSPKRREIGHGRLAKRGVLAVMPKQEEFPYTVRVVSEITESNGSSSMASVCGASLALMDAGVPIKAAVAGIAMGLVKEDENFVVLSDILGDEDHLGDMDFKVAGSRDGITALQMDIKIEGITREIMQVALNQAKGARLHILSVMEQAISTPRQEISEFAPRIYTIKINSDKIKDVIGKGGSVIRALTEETGTTIEIEDDGTVKIAATDGNKAKEAIRRIEEITAEIEVGRIYAGKVTRIVDFGAFVAIGGGKEGLVHISQIADKRVEKVTDYLQMGQEVPVKVMEVDRQGRVRLSIKEATEQKPAEETPAATNASDAE